CAGCTGGCATACCACATGGTCCACATCCAGGTGCAAGAGAACGAAGCATTGGCAAAACCAAAACTGAAGAACTCGCCGTAATGGTAGATACCTTTAAACCTCTTCAAATCACTGAAGTTGGTATGAAATTGTCTGATGGCACTTATTATAAGTCATGGTTGGAATAAAATAGCTTTTAGCCTCTATCTGTTAGTTTTTAGACTATACAGCTTGTACAGCTTGGAATTAGATCAAGTAATGAGAAATTAAAATATAGCAGAAAATATATTATGTATGAATAAAGACCAAGAAAGTATCAAAAAAGCTTTTCAGTTGTTTGAAACTGGAAAAATCGATACTTTTGAAGTTGGCACAACAGAAGGACTTTTGCAAATTCATAAATATATATTTGATGGTTTGTATGATTATGCTGGAAAGATTAGAGAAAAGAATATTTCAAAAGGCATAAAACAATCATACTATTATGAAGGCTATAGAAAAGATGATGAGTAATAGAAAAAAACAACTTAAAACTTGAAACTTATAAACTGATAACCTTATAAACTCAATACAATGAAAACAGATACAACAAGCTTAAACTTACCCGTAGAAAATCCAGAAGCCGAAGATTTTTTACCCATTTTAGGAACCGATTTTGTAGAACTTTATGTCGGCAATGCCAAACAAGCCGCTTATTATTACCAAACCGCTTGGGGCTTTACGCCTATTGCTTATGCTGGCTTAGAAACTGGAAAGAAAAATACAGTCTCTTATGTTTTACAACAAGACAAAATCAGATTAGTATTAACCAGTCCGCTTGAACCTGGAGGAGATATCAACGCCCATATCAACAAACACGGCGATGGCGTCAAATATATTGCCCTTTGGGTGGACGATGCCACAAAAAGCTACGAAGAAACCACTAAAAGAGGTGCAAAAGCTTATTGCGAACCACACACCATTGAAGACAGCAATGGTAAAGCCGTGATTTCAGGCATTCACACCTACGGTGAAACTGTTCATCTTTTTGTTGAACGCAAAGATTATCACGGACCTTTTTTGCCAGGCTATAAAGCTTGGGATAACCCTTACACCACAGAATCCACAGGAATTAAATACATTGACCATATGGTGGGTAATGTAGGTTGGAACGAAATGAACAAATGGTGTGAATTTTATGCCAATGTTATGGGATTTGCACAACTCGTATCTTTTGACGACAAAGATATCTCAACAGAATACACCGCCTTGATGAGTAAAGTGATGAGTAATGGCAATGGTAAGATCAAATTTCCTATAAACGAACCTGCTCACGGTAAAAAGAAATCTCAAATTGAAGAATACATAGATTTTTATAACGGTGCTGGTGTACAACACATTGCAGTAGCTACTGACAATATTATTGAAACAGTCAACAGCTTAAGAAACCGTGGCGTAGAGTTTTTGAGCGTCCCTGAAGTTTATTACGAAGATGTTTTAGACCGCGTAGGAGAAATAGACGAAGACCTTGAGCCACTAAAAGAGCTCGATATTTTAATCGATAGAGATGATGAAGGTTATTTATTGCAAATTTTCACAAAACCCGTCTTAGATAGACCAACCATGTTTTTTGAAATCATACAAAGAAAAGGTGCAAAATCTTTCGGAAAAGGCAATTTCAAAGCCCTTTTTGAAGCTATAGAAAGAGAGCAAAATTTAAGAGGAACTTTATAGATAATGTAGCAATTTGAAAATGAAAAATAAATAAATCAATAATTAATTTTTAAAAAAAGTTCCTTCCCAATGAGAAGGTCAGGATGGGAAAATGAATAATCTAGATAACAAATCTTGGGAAAAAGCCCAAAAAGACGACCAAAACAGCGTTATTCTCGATGTGAGAACACCAGAAGAATATGAAGAAAAACGCATTCCAAATTCAACGCTTATCAATGTGCAAGACGCTCAAAAATTTGTAGAGGAAATAGAAAAACTTGACAAATCAATTGCCTATTTTGTATATTGCAGAGCTGGAAGTCGCAGTGCGATGGCATGTAATATCATGGAACAATTAGGTTTTAAAGATGTATCAAACCTCGAAGGTGGCATCATAGAATGGCATGGAGAAGTTGAAGGATAGCTGTTAGTCGGTAGCTGGTAGTTGGCGGTAATAAGAAAGTTGAAAATTCTTAGATGTTTTATATTATCAAAGTAATAAATTGATAAGTTCACTTTGAGTGTTTTGGCATCAAAACTTTGCGTCCTCTACATGAAATC
This genomic window from Flavobacterium sp. CS20 contains:
- the hppD gene encoding 4-hydroxyphenylpyruvate dioxygenase, which produces MKTDTTSLNLPVENPEAEDFLPILGTDFVELYVGNAKQAAYYYQTAWGFTPIAYAGLETGKKNTVSYVLQQDKIRLVLTSPLEPGGDINAHINKHGDGVKYIALWVDDATKSYEETTKRGAKAYCEPHTIEDSNGKAVISGIHTYGETVHLFVERKDYHGPFLPGYKAWDNPYTTESTGIKYIDHMVGNVGWNEMNKWCEFYANVMGFAQLVSFDDKDISTEYTALMSKVMSNGNGKIKFPINEPAHGKKKSQIEEYIDFYNGAGVQHIAVATDNIIETVNSLRNRGVEFLSVPEVYYEDVLDRVGEIDEDLEPLKELDILIDRDDEGYLLQIFTKPVLDRPTMFFEIIQRKGAKSFGKGNFKALFEAIEREQNLRGTL
- a CDS encoding rhodanese-like domain-containing protein, translating into MNNLDNKSWEKAQKDDQNSVILDVRTPEEYEEKRIPNSTLINVQDAQKFVEEIEKLDKSIAYFVYCRAGSRSAMACNIMEQLGFKDVSNLEGGIIEWHGEVEG